The stretch of DNA TTCCATTACCATTCAAGCCATTGCCATTGCCATTCAGTCCGTTGCCGTTAACAGcaccattaccatttccattggCTGCTCCATTGCCATTATAGCTGTAgccattgccatttccattggTAATACCGTTGCCATTGGCTGCACCATTACCATTTGCGACTCCATTGCCATTAGCAGCACCATTTCCATTGCCATTTGAACGAACACCTCCATTTATTCCATTGTAGCTGTATCCATTGCCATTAGCTGTTGCTCCATTTCCATTGCCGTTACCATTTGTAACTCCATTACCATTTGTAGCTCCATTtccattaccattaccatttGTAATTCCATTGCCATTACCATTACCGTTTGTAGCTCCAATGCCATTGCCATTACCATTGATGGCACCATTGCCATTAGGTCTCAGTCTGttgccatttccattaccatttGTAGCAGCACCATTTCCATTTCCAGCGCCATTCCCGTTGTAAATGTAACCATTGCCGTTTACAAGACCATTTCCATTGCTGAGGGAATCACCATATGCAGTGTCAGGAACAACTCCAATGAGTTCGTTGACTGAGTAGAATGATTCGGCATCAGCGCAGTTAAAGTTGAACCACCAATCACAGACGAGGTATTGTTGGTTGAAGATGGTACCATTAGGGCAGAGGAAGGAGTCTTGTTGGCGAAGTCCATTGGGTCTGTCTTGGCAGATATGGAAGACCTGGCAGCCAGCTTCAGGGGCAGTGTCAGCGTAATATCCGGGGACATTTTGGGCATCGCAGGAGAATCCGGTTTCAGGGACAGAGGCCAAGATGGGATAATCTTCTCCAGGGACTCCACCTCCTGGGATATTTCCAGCCAAGGCTTCAATCTCTGGGTCTACACCTCCGTATCCGTTGGTTGGGGCACCGTAAGTGTTGCTTGGTGGAGCAGCATAACCATTTGAAAGTCCGTTTCCATTTGAGCTGAAACCATTTCCATTAAGAGCTCCATTAATTACAGCAAAGCCATTTCCATtgccattgccatttccattaaGGGCTCCATTAGCTGCAGCAAATCCATTTCCGTTGCCGTTACCGTTTCCATTAAGAGCTCCATTAGTTAGAGCATATCCATTTCCATTGCCGTTACCATTTCCATTTAGAACAGCAAATCCATTTCCGTTgccattaccatttccatttaGAGCTCCATTAGTCACAGCAAATCCATTTCCGTTgccattaccatttccatttaGAGCTCCATTAGTTACAGCAAATCCATTtccattaccattaccattaccattaccattaccattaccGCTATGAGGAACACCATAGCTGTTGGAAGGTAATTTATCAGCAATGGACAAGCCCAACAGcactggaaaacaagaaaaaataaaacttaattaacGAGTCATCTTGAAGAATCtcaatgtttatatgaatattgTGCAGTCACAACCACTCGGAATAGAGTGCTGTATATTTAGCCCAAGAGTGAGGTATATTGGAATTAATACCTCTACTTTGTAGTTGAtgttacatgcatacacacacacacatatatgtgtgtatgtgtttgtgtgcaatatatattgtatgtgtgtgtaatatagtctatactgtatgtgtgtgcacgaTGACTTTATATTGATATTACATGTTAGTATAAACAATGGTATGTGGGAAGTTCGTTGTAAATATCATAGCttgtattttgaagtttttcacaaaataaaacatacgttACAGGTTGTTgatatgtgcgtatgtatttaaaataaaagtgttttaacAAGGGGTAACTCTAGAAAATATAGTCAGCGATCTCTGCAACATTCGTACTTAAACGGTCAAGGAACCTTCTGTACATCAACATAGAAGGCTTATTAGTAGCACGAAGAATTCCTTTACAAAAACTACGTCATTCACGTCGTCTTACATGTGTTCTCGTTTTTCCTGGATATTGAGGCGCTTCTTATTCATTACTTCTTTCCTGCTATCTATCCAGACCTTTCcatgtcttcctttcctcctcatgAATACCAAGGAATTATACATTTTTCACCAGTCTAAGGTCACCCATTTTTTTCACATGACCAGACCATTTTAGAAAACATATATCGTTTCACCTACACTAACATTTTTCACCAGTTGTacgtatctccatatttctcaccttttcagttCTGCATTAAGCCTTCATTTACTTATATActtacacgcatacacacatacactcacattatatcatacatatacatgcatatatatatgtatatatatatactatataatatatatgcatgtatatgtgttatataatctgagtgtatgtgtgtatacattcgcATAGTACTAAATGTTTGGAAGATTTCCACCTATATTTCTAAGTTGCTCCTCACAGTAAAACATTGTTTGTTAATTACAGTGTGACTTATTATTACGGAGGTTATTCGTATTGGCGAGACATGCTATTAAGTGTCATCCCATGTGTTTCATCAtccattataaatatttaatatatttgagaCGCATTTATAAGATGAATCATTAACTCTTTATTTTTGAGTGatgtaaaactaaataaatgtaaaacgcGAAACAAAAAGTTCCGTTTATCAGCTGCGAGTTATGTGGTATATTttggaaagtattattattattattattattatattattattattattattattattattattattattattattattattattattattattattattgagaagataaactcccattcatatgtaacaagcctaaaagggccattgactagaaattcaagctaccaaagaatatggttttcatttaaaaaaaatattattattattattattattattattattattattattattattattattattattattattattattattattatttattgagaagataaacccctattcacatGTAACAAGCCTACAaaggccattgactagaaattcaagctaccaaagaatatggttttcatttgaaaaaaaaaaaggcacagaaGATAATAGGACAAACAGAAAGATGAggtcagatattaaaaaaaaaaatagataaatagcctagatgaaaatataaataaattaaaataaaaaccgagttgttttagggtagaaatgcacaTTATGTACAGCCGTTCATACTTACCGAACAGGACAAGCAACTTCATCGTGAAGTAGTGGAAGGGGAAGGTCCCAAGAGCACCCGAGAGGTAAACAGTTGTTTAGAAGAGAGGAGGAGTGAGGGGTATTGATGCTGGAACCTGCATCCTGCTGGAGTTTATATTCACGCGCATGCTCACTGGCTCCTCCCCCCGGAGACTCTTGCTTTCCGAATTAATCCCGCCTCCTCAGACGTTCTTCCATGTACCGTGACCCCTCTTCCTGTCCCCcgacctcccctccccctctcagtCAGTCCTTTTCTCGGGATTTTATTTCTACGGCCTTGTTGGATGCTCCTGTCTGGCCCCCCGTTGTGGAGGTCCTTTCATTTCGGTTCTTGACCTAATTTTTTCTCGTTGGTCTTTATTTTTCACGATTCTAGATCATGAAGGTTGATTTTCAGAGTATGAATTAGTTGCagtatgaattaataataataataataataataataataataataataataataataataataataataataataataataataataaatggttgtTCTTAGCAGAAATTATTTTAGGGCTTTTATGAAGCGATGATATCAAAGTGTGTTCGGAAaggaagtatattttttttggagttttgaaatttttaaatgttaagatAAGCATGtggaaaatactgtattttggaTTGTTTACGGAATTGTGTATCATAGGGACTttccattaattttgaaattttgtaaaatgaGTTAATTTTCTACTCAGTTTGCTGTaaattaatattacatatatatatatgtttgtataattatatatatacaatatatatatgtatatatatatatatatatatatatatatatatatatatatatatatatatatatatatatatatatatatatatatatatatatatatatatatatatagatcgatagatGAGGAGAATGCGATAGATTTGGTATAGGAAATTCAGGAAATGTTGGCAGTGGCTACTAAAtatgtgaaagggaaattggtaaGTACTTGACCCTGTCTTGTGAATATTTTGCGATTATTACACATGCGACAATGATGAGATTTCAGAGGTATTTCCTTGCGCTTGATTTCGTGAAAGCAAGGCCGCTCATCTAGGCGTCCTAATTCtgtgtgtaaggttgcttggaaGGTTTCTTCAGGCTCTGACTTAAGATTCCGCATTATGGTTGTaaggcctttattattattattattattattattgaaatttgtgtttctgattgtttgttatatacacattttctcaGATAGAACATTTGGCAAAGTCCTGCCCCAAGATATGTCTGCTCCTTCTGTTATCTCCAGAGTGTCCTTGTGAGATGATCTTCAGTCCTGTTGCGTCTTTTTAATTGGaacaatattttgttattattattattattattattattattattattattattattattattattattattattattattattattattatggtatcgTTTAGTTAGAGGCGATGCTTCACATTCGAGATGATATTGGTAACGTAAGgttttttcactttaaaattttacCTTGTAATTCTTACGGGGAtagaaaatggttgaaaaacattttttaattacagactaattacattacaaaaattacGAGTAGAGCATTATATATTGAAACAGCGACGCTTACGGTAGCTTGGAAACCGATGTATTATGCCATAAAGTAGTAGTCTTCACAATTATTGTCTCCTGAAGATGTTTTGTGTTGCCAGACATAAAATCAATTCGGCATTTTGCTGCTTATCTGAAGTGTATTGTTGTGGGTTTCCGTGTCTGATTCTGTTTTCAGCTTTTATCGCTTAAAGCTTTTATATTAATGCTGTTTTATTTCGTGATTGGGACTtgtattaatgtaattttcagtaatattgATCAGAAATTCTCATCAAATTTTAGAATGTGATAGAGTTGAGTGATGATTTTCTTGTTGGTatcattttagattattttttcttaaaaaaaaaactgattagaaATTCTCATCAAATTTTAGAATGTGATGTTAGAGTTGAGTGATGATTCTCTTGTTGgtatcattttaaaatgttttttctttaaaaaaaacttatagaaaTTCTCATCATATTTTAGTATCCGATGATAGAGTTGAGTGATGATTCTCCtgctgatataatttttaaaaatttttcttaaaaaaaatcctgGATAACTGTCACGTTCACCTTCCTCGTTACCTTCGGACAGCAGCTTGCTAATGTAAACGAACATTTTAATGGTTACCTGCCAATTACGTCAATTGTACTTTGGTCCTCAGTAAtgcttttactgttttttttttttaatctcagaaACATATTTTCTTCGCAAGGCTATTAATGTGCAGACAGCTGTTATGTCGTCCTTTTCATGCAATATTAGCTTCTCTCCTCCGCTTTCTCTAATTGCACGAAGCATTCCAGCATTCTGTCCCATGAATTGTCGAGGTATTTTGCCCGACCGTCGTGGTATTTCTTTTATCTCatgtcatttgtttttaatgcACTGCATTCATTTCGAACAggctgttttaatattttttccgttTACTTGCTGTGTTGACGCATGAGTGAGTTTGAGATAGAGAATGATTATTAACTGCATTTTTTCAAAGCCTCGCCGTCCTAGGTGGTCAGACATTGCCTTATGGGCCTGTAATTTGGCTTAACTTTTAAATGATGACTTAGACGTCTTTTGCTGAAAGGGAAAGGcattggagaggagagagagagagagagagagagagagagagagagagagagagagagagagagagagagaactaaaataataatacttttttatttcttcgcgAGTTGAAACTAGGATAATTACCATAAGAACTGCGCGGCAACATCAGATACATTCCACGTTTGAATGTGAAAGCATTGTGGCTTTGGTTCGTATTGAATTATTTGTTGCATGTGATGACGGAAAACCAGAATTGGTTTCGGAGACTCGgtttagatattaaaaaaagacactATGAAATTCATTCTGtatttggacatttttttttattcctaatggcAGTTTGTCGGTGTTGgtaccggttttttttttttctgtaaaagaaaacagttgtgccggctttgtctgtccgtccgcactttattctttccgcactttattctgtccgcactttattctgtccgcactttttctgtctgcactacttctgtctgccctcagatcttaaaatttactgaggctagagggctgcaaattggtgttgttcatccaccttccaatcatcaaacataccaaattgcagccgtctagcctcagtagtttttattttatttaaggttaaagttagccataaccataatcgtgcttctggcaacgatataggatagccatcaccgtgccgtggttaaagtttcatgggccgcggctcatacagcattataccgagaccaccgaaagatagatctattttcggtggccttgattatacggagtagtagctgtacagaaaactcgattttgtcgaagaaacttcggcgcattttttacctgtttatttctgCCCCTTTTAATAGACATGTTACTAGGCTAaacttttcttcattgttttattgtactTTGTCAACGCTTTTCGAACTTTCTGCGTCTTGatccatgtttatttttttttctctctctctctctctctctctctctctctctctctctctctctctctctctcgcttaaccGCAAAGttattccattaattactttttattttgtatgatttgCATGTAATTTCCTTGAACTGCTTCTTCCTTAGCTTAGTGGCCGAAAGGATCTTGTTTTCGTTGCCTCTCGATTCAAGTGATCCGGTTTGCGCCCTTTTATAAAAGGTGGTAGGTAAATCTTATCGTAATGAATTCAGACCAGTGAATTATCATAATTAGGCAATGTAGCTATCAGATATTTTTTTGCATGTGATAATAGACCGACTTTAATGGGGAAGCGTTTTATGCGTTGAATAATCATAAGTTTGAAAGGAATTTAGCCGTTGAATGACATCTTGAAATTCATGAATTTAACAAGTTTGGTAATTTTGAAAGGgcccactttttaaaaataacgTCCCGAAAATCTTGGCTGATGACAACGTCCTAAAAGTAGGTAGGCAGTTAATTGTTACTACGACTTTTGTGATGgacgaaaagagagaaaaagaattttgcattgacagagaaataaaaaaaaatcatgcgaGTGTATAAagagagtaaatgaataaatcctaAGTTGTATCAAATTgattaattttcaagattttaaggAAGTCTGAAGTTTATAATATTTGGGATGCACCAGGAATAAACTGAGAGTGCAGTTGTCTCTCTTTGCACTTGAAATAATCGAAAATACAGTTGTATTTATACTGtagttgatttttagttttctgtaaaagaaaactattgtgccggctttgtctgtccgtccgcacttttttctgtccgcactttttctgttcgccctcagatcttaaaattactgaggctagaagactgcaagtttggtatgttaatcatccaccctccagtcatcaaacataccaaattgcagccctttagccttagtattttttattttatttaaggttaaatttagctacaatcgtgcttctggcagcgatataggaaaggctaccaccgggccgtggttaaagtttcatgggccgcggctcgtacagcattatagcgagaccaccgaaagatagatctattttcggtggctttgattatgcgcagtagcggctgaacagaaaactcgattgctccgaaaaaacttcggcacattaCCTGTTTTCGAGATGCTGAAATAAAATTGCACTTAGTGTATATCTTTCAGTAAGATATTCCTTCGTTTTCTTGCAGAGTCGCCTTAATATTTTCTGACGTAATTCAGGTGAAAATAAGCGTAAACATATATTGATGCACCAGCGTTAATCACTATCAGGTTATGAAAATATGTGTTAGTAGACCTTCTGTACTCTCACACCAGGGTCAAATTAGCTGTCAAAATTGACCGCAGCTATCATGGGCCTTCCAAGACTACTTTTCTGAAGCACTTCATGTTCATTTATCATTTGTGGTAAATgttaagcgtatatatatatatatatatatatatatatatatatatatatatatatatatatatatatatatatatatatatatatatatatatatatacagtatatatatatatgtgtataatatatatatatatatatatatatatatatatatatatatatatatatatatatatatatatatatatatatatatatatatacatataatcagtaagctgcaaacgtcctttaatatctaattcgctctacctcggaaataatttattttcatatatgttaccgaaggaatttttagttaataataagttcgtcgtctcgtgggctcgaaccagcgaaggacaagaactggttcgagcccacgagacgacgaacttattatatatattatttccgaggtaattagcgaattagatattaaagaatcacgtgattgataaaaagtcatatatatatatattatatatgaatcacggtgatgtgataaaaagtatatatatatatatatatatatatatatatatatatatatatatatatatatatatatatatatatatatatatatatatatatactgtatatatgcatatgtatgatatactgtacatgcatatatatgtactgtatgtatatttatatatatatatatatataatgtatgtatatatattatatatatacattaaatatatacatacatatatatatatatatatatatatatatatatatatatatatatatatatatatatatatttagatagatatatatgtgttcaCACAAACTGACATACACATTCACTGCAAATCCAGTTCTCcgttgtatacacacatacatactttccATTACACATTGTATTGAGGAATAACTAGCCCATCACCCAGTTGACATAACTTTGTAGGCCTACAGAGGCAAGCTAAAGGAGCACGGTGCACTTAATCCgttaatatattataaacagaCCCATTAATATTTTATGCAGAC from Macrobrachium rosenbergii isolate ZJJX-2024 chromosome 51, ASM4041242v1, whole genome shotgun sequence encodes:
- the LOC136833198 gene encoding aspartate and glycine-rich protein-like, with protein sequence MKLLVLFVLLGLSIADKLPSNSYGVPHSGNGNGNGNGNGNGNGFAVTNGALNGNGNGNGNGFAVTNGALNGNGNGNGNGFAVLNGNGNGNGNGYALTNGALNGNGNGNGNGFAAANGALNGNGNGNGNGFAVINGALNGNGFSSNGNGLSNGYAAPPSNTYGAPTNGYGGVDPEIEALAGNIPGGGVPGEDYPILASVPETGFSCDAQNVPGYYADTAPEAGCQVFHICQDRPNGLRQQDSFLCPNGTIFNQQYLVCDWWFNFNCADAESFYSVNELIGVVPDTAYGDSLSNGNGLVNGNGYIYNGNGAGNGNGAATNGNGNGNRLRPNGNGAINGNGNGIGATNGNGNGNGITNGNGNGNGATNGNGVTNGNGNGNGATANGNGYSYNGINGGVRSNGNGNGAANGNGVANGNGAANGNGITNGNGNGYSYNGNGAANGNGNGAVNGNGLNGNGNGLNGNGNGLNGIGNGLNGNGNGLNGNGNGLNGNGNGLNGNGNGLNGNGNGLNGNGNGNGNGVPSESYGIPV